In a single window of the Amycolatopsis sp. cg5 genome:
- a CDS encoding DUF1330 domain-containing protein: MPKGYWVSVYPAITDPEEFDRYNRLAGQAVKAAGGRTFARGGGRVVAHEAGIAERVVLIEFDTFAQAVAAYESAAYRKALAELPDGFERDFRIVEGLD, encoded by the coding sequence ATGCCCAAGGGCTACTGGGTCAGCGTCTACCCCGCCATCACAGACCCTGAGGAGTTCGATCGCTACAACCGGCTGGCCGGACAGGCCGTCAAAGCCGCGGGCGGACGGACATTCGCCCGCGGCGGCGGCCGGGTCGTCGCACACGAAGCCGGGATCGCCGAACGCGTCGTCCTGATCGAGTTCGACACCTTCGCCCAGGCGGTCGCCGCATACGAGAGCGCGGCCTACCGAAAAGCGCTGGCCGAACTTCCCGACGGCTTCGAGCGCGACTTCCGCATCGTCGAAGGCCTCGACTGA
- a CDS encoding organic hydroperoxide resistance protein, translating to MKTLYTTEVTSSGDGRNGKVRSSDGLLDTALALPKEAGGSGAATNPEQLFGAGYAACFHSALRLVARERKIKLSGDTVVARVSLAQDDAGFLLDVELTVSLPGLSEEDAESLAADAHGRCPYSRAIHGNVDVALHVLVP from the coding sequence ATGAAGACCCTGTACACCACCGAAGTGACCTCCAGCGGTGACGGCCGCAACGGCAAGGTCCGCTCGTCCGACGGCCTGCTGGACACCGCGCTCGCGCTCCCCAAAGAAGCGGGCGGCTCGGGTGCGGCGACCAACCCCGAGCAGCTGTTCGGCGCCGGCTACGCGGCCTGCTTCCACAGCGCGTTGCGCCTGGTCGCCAGGGAACGCAAGATCAAGCTGTCCGGCGACACGGTCGTCGCCCGGGTGAGCCTCGCCCAGGACGACGCCGGATTCCTTCTCGACGTCGAGCTGACCGTCTCGCTCCCCGGTCTGTCCGAAGAGGACGCCGAGTCGCTGGCCGCTGACGCACATGGACGCTGCCCGTACTCGCGGGCGATCCACGGCAACGTCGACGTCGCGCTGCACGTCTTGGTTCCCTGA
- a CDS encoding NAD-dependent epimerase/dehydratase family protein: MDQELHVVLGTGPVGLTLAEQLVATGHRVRTVNRSGGGEQIAGSVRVAADVTDRDKLAEVVAGADVVYNCTHVPYQLQPQMLPVIQDALLDVVGRSGAKLVTVETLNQYGPTGGVPMTEQTPLAAPGPKGKTRAAITERYLAARERGDIRVSLGMAADFFGPRVLLSSLGATVFPAALVGEARLGLGDIDLPKSYTYVPDLAAGLAVLGSDERALGKLWHLPVAGPYTTRQIHGIIGDLTGEPTQIMVQREAEPFGPYDEAFMAEYREFFYWHTEPFVMDDSRYTSTFGVSATPMREALATTLDWFAHSVHKGQ, encoded by the coding sequence ATGGATCAGGAACTGCATGTCGTGCTCGGTACCGGACCGGTCGGGCTGACCCTCGCCGAGCAGCTCGTCGCCACGGGGCATCGGGTGCGCACGGTGAACCGCTCGGGTGGCGGTGAGCAGATCGCCGGTTCGGTGCGGGTCGCCGCCGACGTGACCGACCGGGACAAGCTCGCCGAGGTCGTCGCGGGCGCCGACGTGGTCTACAACTGCACGCACGTTCCGTATCAGCTGCAGCCGCAGATGCTGCCGGTGATCCAGGACGCGCTGCTCGACGTCGTCGGCCGCAGCGGCGCGAAGCTGGTCACCGTCGAGACGCTCAACCAGTACGGCCCGACCGGCGGGGTGCCGATGACCGAGCAGACGCCGCTCGCCGCGCCGGGCCCCAAGGGCAAGACGCGCGCCGCGATCACCGAGCGGTATCTCGCCGCGCGCGAACGTGGCGACATCCGCGTCTCGCTCGGGATGGCCGCGGACTTCTTCGGCCCGCGCGTGCTGCTGTCGTCGCTGGGGGCGACGGTGTTCCCGGCCGCGCTGGTCGGTGAGGCACGGCTCGGGCTGGGCGACATCGACCTGCCCAAGAGCTACACCTACGTGCCAGACCTGGCCGCGGGGCTCGCGGTGCTCGGTTCCGACGAGCGCGCGCTGGGCAAGCTGTGGCACCTGCCCGTCGCGGGGCCGTACACCACCCGGCAGATCCACGGCATCATCGGCGACCTGACCGGCGAGCCGACCCAGATCATGGTGCAGCGCGAAGCGGAGCCGTTCGGCCCGTACGACGAGGCGTTCATGGCCGAGTACCGCGAGTTCTTCTACTGGCACACCGAGCCGTTCGTCATGGACGACTCCCGCTACACCAGCACTTTCGGCGTTTCCGCCACCCCGATGCGCGAAGCGCTCGCCACCACCCTCGACTGGTTCGCCCACTCCGTCCATAAAGGACAGTGA